Proteins encoded by one window of Chryseobacterium aquaeductus:
- a CDS encoding GLPGLI family protein: protein MKKIFFSIFLSIGSTIAAQNRFFYEYKFVPDSTDKADVKKEMMLLDIDKNGSQYYSYDKFKSDSTNKADMEKQLRSNSGNFTINRKDKPGQVSYKVTKEYPAYKTYLFTTVSIDNYKISEDQKPEWKILPDKEKIGEYNAQKATTNFGGREWTAWFSTDLPFQDGPYKFYGLPGLIVKIEDKTGTHSMTLVGNKTIEIASDKELELPQGVQIFGMGGNDIEINKNQFKKIWKSYVNDPTKNMREMMMKNSETSKVTFKTRTADGKEISDPNQVFREMEKKTKERLKKNNNLIEPDLYK from the coding sequence ATGAAAAAAATATTTTTCAGCATATTTCTATCAATTGGAAGTACGATTGCAGCCCAAAACCGTTTTTTCTACGAATATAAATTCGTTCCGGATTCTACCGATAAAGCCGATGTGAAAAAAGAAATGATGCTTTTGGATATCGATAAAAATGGATCTCAATATTACAGCTATGATAAATTTAAATCTGACTCTACCAACAAAGCTGATATGGAAAAACAATTGAGATCAAATTCCGGAAACTTCACCATCAATCGAAAAGATAAGCCCGGACAGGTTTCTTACAAAGTTACAAAAGAATATCCTGCATACAAAACCTATCTTTTTACCACAGTTTCTATAGATAATTATAAAATTTCTGAAGACCAAAAACCTGAATGGAAAATTCTGCCTGACAAAGAGAAAATAGGAGAATACAACGCACAAAAGGCAACAACAAATTTTGGCGGAAGAGAATGGACGGCTTGGTTTTCAACAGATCTCCCTTTCCAGGACGGACCTTATAAATTCTACGGTCTTCCTGGTTTAATAGTAAAAATTGAAGATAAAACAGGTACGCATTCTATGACGCTTGTCGGGAATAAAACAATTGAGATAGCTTCTGATAAAGAATTGGAACTTCCACAGGGAGTTCAGATTTTCGGCATGGGTGGAAATGATATTGAAATCAATAAAAACCAGTTTAAAAAAATATGGAAATCTTATGTAAATGATCCCACAAAAAATATGCGTGAGATGATGATGAAAAATTCAGAAACAAGCAAAGTGACTTTCAAAACCAGAACGGCTGATGGAAAAGAAATTTCAGATCCTAATCAAGTGTTCAGAGAAATGGAGAAAAAAACTAAAGAAAGGCTGAAAAAAAATAACAATCTGATAGAGCCGGATTTGTATAAATAA
- a CDS encoding M61 family metallopeptidase, with protein MKKIALNLGILAAAFSNAQSIKTNIDLVNVKDDKVAVTMEFPKMKSGDVKFHFPKTVPGTYSVDDYGRFIEGIKFLDNKGKELAFTKVNDNTYSLKNAQALSKITYLVNDSFDEENETEKHKAVFSPSGTDIEAGKIFMINTHGFVGYIDNMQDFPYQLVIQKPTDFYGTTALVDQDKSEATDTFTLANYAKLTDSPLMYSKPDYISFNAGGMDLVLGVYSPTGKYKAADFKENLEKMVVAQKKFLGDMNTNKKYAIMLYLAGTEGPQIKGFGALEHHESTSVVLHEMMPKEAIDESIVDVVSHEFFHTVNPLKTHSEEIHYFNYADPKMSQHLWMYEGGTEYFANLFQIQEGLITKDQFLQRISDKIKNSKSYNDTMPFTEMSKNILLDQYKDQYRNVYEKGTLLTMCLDIELRKLSNGEMGYRDMIRKLSQRFGENKPFKDDKLIDELVTITGFPQVKDFYNKYISGSQPTPYAEYLNMVGVEINKQDTPPIFWMIKDPNQTGYNEKNNTFVFDENSALSPFAKSIGFKITDEVLALDGKTINIQNVQEFINYSKTIKDGQNVTVTVLRKNGDKTDKIDLKGKAVLDKITIETLQFKANPTAAEQKLQSQWLTGKK; from the coding sequence ATGAAAAAAATAGCACTTAACTTAGGAATTCTTGCTGCAGCTTTCAGTAACGCGCAGTCGATTAAAACCAATATTGATTTGGTCAACGTGAAAGACGATAAAGTTGCCGTAACAATGGAGTTTCCGAAAATGAAATCGGGAGATGTGAAATTTCACTTTCCTAAAACCGTTCCCGGAACATATTCTGTGGATGATTACGGAAGATTCATAGAAGGAATTAAATTTTTAGATAATAAAGGAAAAGAGTTGGCCTTCACCAAAGTGAACGACAATACGTATTCGCTAAAAAATGCTCAGGCATTAAGCAAAATTACGTATTTGGTGAATGACAGTTTTGATGAAGAAAACGAAACAGAAAAGCACAAAGCAGTATTTTCGCCTTCAGGAACTGATATTGAAGCAGGAAAAATTTTCATGATCAATACCCACGGTTTTGTAGGATATATCGATAATATGCAGGATTTTCCTTATCAATTGGTTATTCAAAAACCAACCGATTTCTATGGAACAACAGCTTTGGTAGATCAGGATAAATCTGAGGCAACAGATACTTTTACTTTAGCGAATTATGCTAAACTTACCGATTCTCCGCTCATGTATTCAAAACCTGATTACATTAGTTTTAACGCTGGCGGAATGGATCTGGTTTTAGGAGTTTATTCGCCCACAGGAAAATATAAAGCTGCCGATTTCAAAGAAAATCTTGAGAAAATGGTTGTTGCTCAAAAGAAATTTTTGGGTGACATGAACACCAACAAAAAATATGCGATCATGCTGTATCTTGCAGGAACAGAAGGTCCACAGATTAAAGGTTTTGGAGCTTTGGAACATCATGAATCTACGAGCGTTGTACTTCACGAAATGATGCCAAAAGAAGCTATTGATGAATCAATTGTAGATGTAGTATCTCACGAATTTTTCCATACGGTAAATCCTCTGAAAACGCATTCGGAAGAAATTCATTATTTCAATTACGCAGATCCTAAAATGTCTCAACATCTTTGGATGTATGAAGGCGGAACAGAATATTTTGCCAATTTATTCCAGATTCAGGAAGGGTTGATTACCAAAGATCAGTTTCTGCAGCGCATAAGTGACAAAATAAAAAACTCAAAAAGCTACAATGACACGATGCCGTTTACGGAAATGAGTAAAAACATTCTTTTGGATCAATATAAAGATCAGTACAGAAATGTTTACGAAAAAGGAACTCTGCTGACAATGTGTCTGGATATTGAATTGAGAAAATTATCTAACGGTGAAATGGGTTATCGTGATATGATCAGAAAATTATCTCAAAGATTTGGTGAAAATAAACCTTTTAAAGATGATAAATTAATTGATGAATTGGTAACGATCACAGGATTTCCTCAGGTAAAAGATTTTTACAATAAATACATTTCTGGAAGCCAGCCAACACCTTATGCAGAATATCTGAATATGGTTGGGGTAGAAATCAACAAGCAGGACACTCCGCCAATTTTCTGGATGATAAAAGATCCTAACCAAACTGGTTACAACGAAAAAAACAACACCTTTGTGTTTGATGAAAACTCAGCTTTGTCGCCATTCGCAAAAAGTATAGGATTTAAAATCACTGATGAGGTGCTTGCTTTGGACGGCAAAACAATTAACATTCAAAACGTACAGGAGTTTATCAATTATTCTAAAACCATCAAAGACGGACAAAATGTAACGGTAACTGTTCTTAGGAAAAACGGTGATAAAACCGACAAAATTGATCTTAAAGGAAAAGCAGTTTTAGATAAAATAACGATTGAGACGCTTCAATTTAAAGCCAATCCGACAGCTGCTGAACAAAAGCTTCAAAGCCAATGGCTCACAGGCAAAAAGTAA
- a CDS encoding glycosyltransferase: MNKKISVMFILPDLETGGAERIVTTIANHLSRDRFEPKILLLRKQGGYLEIVKKDIEIIDINTERIRHSLKPILMEIYRRKPDIVFSGFGEVNAYLSMFIKLFPKVKFIARETNVVSQHVTKKEIKFFYHFYNNYQQIIAQSDDMMNDLISNFKVNRSKIIKINNPVDFDFIEQKLMLSRKPESFKYNYKNVVAIGNLSARKGFDNLLKVFSRLKNEKILLHILGDGKDREILHQMKDFLGLKNVFFHGKQENPYEYLKYADLFILSSRYEGFPNVLLEAGACGTYSLANNCPGGINEIIQHNTNGEISDIENHEDFSQKIMHILHQSHDQDAIKNSIKARFSKEIILSKYEKVLLDLMKR; the protein is encoded by the coding sequence ATGAACAAGAAAATTTCTGTCATGTTTATTTTGCCGGATCTGGAAACCGGAGGTGCAGAAAGAATTGTTACCACCATCGCAAATCATCTCTCAAGAGATCGTTTTGAGCCCAAGATTTTGCTTCTTCGTAAACAGGGTGGTTATCTGGAAATTGTAAAAAAAGATATCGAAATTATTGATATTAATACTGAAAGAATACGACATTCGCTGAAACCTATCTTAATGGAAATCTACCGACGAAAACCGGATATAGTTTTTTCTGGTTTTGGTGAAGTAAATGCTTATCTTTCAATGTTTATCAAACTTTTTCCGAAAGTAAAATTCATTGCAAGGGAAACCAATGTAGTTTCGCAACATGTTACAAAAAAAGAAATCAAATTTTTCTATCATTTTTATAATAATTATCAACAAATCATTGCCCAAAGTGATGATATGATGAACGATTTAATCTCCAATTTTAAAGTAAATCGTTCAAAGATTATTAAAATTAATAATCCTGTTGATTTTGATTTTATCGAACAAAAACTGATGCTTTCACGTAAGCCTGAGAGCTTTAAATACAATTATAAAAACGTCGTCGCCATCGGTAATCTATCTGCCAGAAAGGGTTTTGATAATTTACTAAAAGTTTTTTCAAGATTAAAAAATGAGAAGATTTTACTTCACATTTTGGGTGATGGTAAAGACAGGGAAATTCTTCACCAGATGAAAGATTTTTTAGGTTTGAAAAATGTGTTTTTTCATGGGAAACAGGAAAACCCGTATGAATATTTAAAATATGCAGATTTGTTCATTCTTTCATCAAGATATGAAGGTTTTCCCAATGTTTTATTGGAAGCCGGAGCCTGCGGAACCTATTCTTTGGCAAACAATTGTCCGGGTGGCATTAATGAAATTATTCAGCATAATACCAATGGTGAAATTTCTGATATTGAAAACCATGAAGATTTCTCACAAAAAATTATGCATATTTTACATCAGTCGCATGATCAGGATGCGATAAAAAATTCTATAAAAGCTCGTTTTTCAAAAGAGATTATTTTGAGTAAATATGAGAAGGTTTTGTTGGATCTGATGAAGAGATAA
- the tatC gene encoding twin-arginine translocase subunit TatC, with amino-acid sequence MSEGKEMSFFGHIGELRGHLIRSIIVIIIAAFVVGFNINWIMDHVFFGPTRNDFPTFKAVNHFSRMILGEDSITLPNEFPVRVQRLYQQFNVMMAVSIFGGLVIGFPYIVWELWRFIGPALHPNERKNSIFIINSVWILFLMGVLCGYFLILPFAVNFGVIFKISDIIIPLYDLSDYTTLFLQVVLGMGVVFLFPVLIYFLTTIGILNPAFMKKYRRHAIVLIMVVAAIITPADVLSMMMAALPLLFLYEFSILMCGYTYRKVLKREAKLPVVQK; translated from the coding sequence GTGAGTGAAGGTAAAGAAATGTCCTTTTTTGGGCATATAGGAGAATTAAGAGGACATCTTATCCGCTCGATTATTGTGATCATTATTGCTGCTTTTGTAGTGGGATTCAACATCAACTGGATTATGGATCATGTCTTTTTCGGACCTACCAGAAATGATTTCCCTACTTTTAAGGCAGTCAATCATTTTTCGAGAATGATTTTAGGCGAAGACAGCATTACGCTGCCGAATGAGTTTCCGGTGCGTGTGCAGAGATTGTACCAGCAGTTTAATGTAATGATGGCGGTTTCCATTTTTGGTGGTTTGGTGATTGGTTTTCCTTATATAGTTTGGGAGCTTTGGAGATTTATTGGTCCTGCTTTGCATCCAAACGAGAGAAAAAACTCAATATTCATCATCAATTCTGTATGGATTTTATTTCTGATGGGAGTTTTGTGCGGTTATTTTTTAATATTACCATTTGCTGTTAATTTTGGAGTTATTTTTAAAATTTCCGACATCATTATTCCGCTTTATGATTTAAGTGATTATACCACATTATTTTTACAGGTAGTTTTAGGAATGGGTGTTGTATTTCTCTTTCCTGTTTTAATTTACTTTTTAACGACCATTGGAATTCTGAATCCTGCATTCATGAAAAAATACCGCCGACACGCAATTGTACTCATCATGGTGGTGGCAGCGATCATTACTCCGGCAGACGTCTTGAGCATGATGATGGCAGCTTTACCTTTGTTATTTCTTTACGAATTTAGCATTCTAATGTGTGGTTACACCTACCGAAAAGTTTTAAAAAGGGAAGCTAAATTACCAGTGGTTCAAAAATAA
- the lpdA gene encoding dihydrolipoyl dehydrogenase has product MSQFDVTVIGSGPGGYVAAIRAAQLGFKTAIIEKYSTLGGTCLNVGCIPSKALLDSSEHFENAKHNFANHGIIINEPQADIARMVARKNEVVDQTTKGINFLMDKNKITVFEGLGSFESATQIKVTKNDGSTEMIESKYTIIATGSKPSSLPFITLDKERVITSTEALNLKEIPKHMVVIGGGVIGLELGSVYLRLGAQVTVVEFMDKIIPTMDGALSKELTKVLKKQGMKFMLSTAVSAVERNGDTVKITAKDKKGEEVSVEGDYCLVSVGRKPYTDGLGLEKAGVELDERGRVKTNDHLQTNVANIYAIGDVIKGAMLAHKAEEEGVFVAETLAGQKPHINYNLIPGVVYTWPEVAGVGKTEEQLKEEGVAYKVGSFPMRALGRSRASGDVDGLVKIIADEKTDEVLGMHIVGARAADLIAEGVIAMEFRASAEDIARSSHAHPTYAEAIKEAALDATGKRALHM; this is encoded by the coding sequence ATGAGTCAATTCGATGTTACCGTAATCGGTTCTGGTCCTGGAGGTTATGTTGCTGCTATACGTGCTGCACAATTAGGTTTCAAAACAGCAATTATTGAAAAATATTCAACTTTAGGCGGAACTTGTCTTAACGTTGGATGTATTCCTTCAAAAGCGCTTTTAGACAGCTCTGAGCATTTTGAAAATGCAAAACACAATTTTGCAAACCACGGAATTATCATTAATGAACCTCAGGCGGATATCGCAAGAATGGTTGCAAGAAAAAATGAAGTGGTAGATCAGACTACGAAGGGCATCAATTTCTTGATGGATAAAAACAAAATAACAGTTTTTGAAGGTCTTGGAAGTTTTGAATCTGCAACTCAAATTAAAGTTACAAAAAATGACGGTTCTACAGAAATGATAGAATCTAAATATACAATCATTGCAACAGGTTCTAAACCATCTTCGTTGCCTTTCATCACGCTGGATAAAGAAAGAGTAATTACTTCCACTGAAGCTTTAAATTTAAAGGAAATTCCTAAGCATATGGTAGTAATCGGTGGTGGAGTAATCGGTCTTGAGTTGGGTTCAGTGTATTTGAGACTTGGAGCTCAGGTAACTGTAGTTGAATTTATGGATAAAATCATTCCTACGATGGATGGAGCTTTAAGCAAAGAATTGACTAAAGTTCTTAAAAAACAAGGAATGAAATTCATGCTTTCTACAGCAGTTTCTGCGGTTGAAAGAAATGGAGATACTGTAAAAATTACTGCGAAAGATAAGAAAGGAGAAGAAGTTTCTGTAGAAGGAGATTACTGTTTGGTTTCTGTAGGTAGAAAACCTTACACAGACGGACTTGGATTGGAGAAAGCTGGTGTAGAACTTGACGAAAGAGGAAGAGTGAAAACAAATGACCATTTACAAACCAATGTTGCAAACATCTATGCAATCGGTGATGTAATAAAAGGAGCAATGTTGGCTCACAAAGCGGAAGAAGAAGGAGTTTTCGTTGCAGAAACTTTGGCCGGACAAAAACCTCACATCAATTATAACTTAATACCGGGAGTCGTTTACACTTGGCCGGAAGTTGCCGGAGTTGGTAAAACCGAAGAGCAATTAAAAGAAGAAGGTGTTGCTTATAAAGTAGGTTCTTTCCCGATGAGAGCATTAGGAAGAAGCCGTGCAAGTGGTGACGTCGATGGTTTGGTGAAAATTATCGCTGACGAAAAAACTGACGAAGTGCTAGGAATGCACATTGTTGGAGCAAGAGCTGCAGATCTTATCGCAGAAGGTGTAATTGCAATGGAATTCCGGGCAAGTGCAGAAGACATCGCAAGAAGTTCCCACGCTCACCCAACGTATGCTGAAGCTATAAAAGAAGCAGCTTTGGATGCTACAGGAAAAAGAGCTCTGCACATGTAA
- a CDS encoding KpsF/GutQ family sugar-phosphate isomerase yields MDTSNIISIAKSTLAIEIAELEKLRNRIDEDFVKAVEIIRSAKGKLIVVGIGKSAHVGNKIVATLNSTGTPSQFLHASEAIHGDLGVIQKQDVVLCISNSGNSPEIINLVSYLKDYSSALIGMTGNRKSKLAEYSDVILDTHVDLEACPNKLAPTSSTTLQMALGDALAICLMELNDFKENDFAKFHPGGSLGKNLTARVEQFVSSQKPQVTEESSIKDVIISISASSHGITVVTNGEKILGVITDGDLRRMLLNDEDISKLLAKDIMSGNPKTIEKDLLAKQAMKILKDNNIGQLIVTDNGQYFGIIDIHKLLDEGIN; encoded by the coding sequence ATGGATACATCAAATATTATTTCAATCGCAAAGAGCACGTTAGCCATAGAAATTGCCGAATTAGAAAAATTAAGAAACAGAATAGATGAAGACTTCGTAAAAGCAGTAGAAATTATCCGTTCTGCAAAAGGAAAGCTGATTGTTGTAGGAATAGGAAAATCTGCACATGTAGGAAATAAAATCGTAGCAACTTTAAATTCTACCGGTACGCCCTCACAATTTTTACACGCTTCAGAAGCTATTCATGGTGATTTGGGAGTAATTCAGAAGCAGGATGTGGTTTTATGCATATCAAATTCAGGAAATTCACCCGAAATTATTAATCTTGTGAGCTATTTAAAAGATTATTCATCCGCTTTAATAGGAATGACGGGAAACAGAAAAAGTAAACTGGCAGAATATTCTGACGTAATTTTGGATACACATGTTGATTTGGAAGCCTGTCCTAATAAATTGGCGCCAACAAGCTCTACTACATTACAAATGGCATTGGGCGATGCATTGGCTATTTGCTTGATGGAATTAAATGATTTTAAAGAAAATGATTTTGCGAAATTTCATCCCGGAGGAAGCTTGGGTAAAAACTTAACGGCAAGAGTAGAACAATTTGTTTCTTCTCAAAAACCTCAGGTTACTGAAGAATCGTCAATTAAAGATGTTATTATTTCTATCAGTGCTTCAAGCCACGGAATAACCGTGGTGACGAATGGTGAAAAAATTCTCGGGGTAATTACAGATGGTGACTTACGAAGAATGTTGCTTAACGATGAAGATATTTCTAAATTGTTGGCAAAAGATATCATGTCCGGAAATCCTAAGACCATTGAAAAAGATCTTTTGGCAAAACAGGCGATGAAGATTTTAAAAGATAATAATATCGGACAATTGATCGTCACAGATAACGGTCAGTATTTTGGAATTATCGATATTCATAAATTATTAGACGAGGGAATTAATTAA
- the recQ gene encoding DNA helicase RecQ yields the protein MSAKKANLSGELKKYFGFSTFKGQQELIIEELLQGKDIFVLMPTGGGKSLCYQLPALISEGTAIVVSPLIALMKNQVDAVNGLSSENGVAHVLNSSLNKTQTKQVFDDIRSGKTKLLYVAPESLIKEDYLEFFKELKISFFAIDEAHCISEWGHDFRPEYRNLKFIIDKIADVPVIALTATATPKVQDDIQKTLGMTNALVFKESFNRPNLYYEVCPKVNVDKEIVKFINKHKCKSGIVYCLSRRKVEEFSQLLQVNGINALPYHAGLDQKVRVTNQDKFLMEEADVIVATIAFGMGIDKPDVRFVIHYDFPKSLESYYQETGRAGRDGGEGHCLAFYDPKDIEKLEKFLAQKPVSEREIGLQLLNEVVGYAETSMSRRQYILYYFGETFDPITGAGANMCDNASNPQKLTDATKDLEKVLELINETKEKFKSKDLISVIVGKENAVTKSYKLEQTSFFGFGKHGKENYWKTILRQATVQNFLLKDIETYGVLKISPKGHQMIEGKFKEKFLIAEDREFDLSQTKADSDQVQMQASGCLDQNLFGQLKELRKKVAKKYGIPPYTVFMDPSLEDMTVQYPITVEEIAKIYGVGEGKAKKYGKEFADFISKYVDDNNIERTQDMVLKNVANKSSHKVFIIQSTDKKIDLEDIARAKNLSMNDLLKEMERIVYQGTKLNIDYYIEENFDEDMVDEFMEFMNESESDSMKVLLDEFGDELSDDEVRMLRIKFISDVAN from the coding sequence ATGAGCGCAAAAAAAGCCAATTTATCAGGCGAGTTAAAGAAATACTTCGGATTTTCTACTTTTAAAGGTCAGCAGGAACTCATTATTGAAGAACTGCTACAAGGGAAAGATATTTTTGTCTTGATGCCCACAGGAGGTGGTAAATCTTTGTGTTATCAACTTCCCGCACTTATTTCAGAAGGTACCGCTATTGTAGTTTCACCTTTGATCGCCTTAATGAAAAATCAGGTTGATGCTGTCAACGGATTGTCATCTGAAAACGGAGTAGCCCATGTTTTAAACTCATCGCTTAATAAAACTCAGACGAAGCAGGTTTTTGACGATATTAGAAGCGGAAAAACGAAACTTTTATATGTTGCTCCAGAGTCATTGATTAAAGAAGATTATCTTGAGTTTTTTAAAGAATTAAAGATTTCATTTTTTGCCATTGATGAGGCACACTGTATTTCAGAATGGGGTCACGATTTCAGACCAGAATATAGAAATTTAAAATTTATCATAGATAAAATTGCTGATGTTCCCGTAATTGCCTTGACGGCAACTGCAACGCCCAAGGTTCAGGATGATATTCAGAAAACATTGGGAATGACGAATGCTTTGGTATTTAAAGAAAGTTTTAATCGTCCCAATTTATACTACGAAGTTTGCCCGAAGGTGAATGTGGATAAAGAAATCGTAAAATTCATCAATAAACACAAATGCAAATCAGGAATTGTATATTGTCTCAGCCGAAGAAAAGTGGAAGAATTTTCACAGCTTTTACAGGTTAATGGGATCAATGCACTTCCTTATCACGCAGGGCTAGACCAAAAGGTAAGAGTTACCAATCAGGATAAATTTCTGATGGAAGAGGCAGACGTAATTGTAGCAACCATTGCGTTTGGGATGGGAATAGATAAGCCAGATGTTCGTTTTGTAATTCACTATGATTTCCCTAAATCTCTTGAAAGCTACTATCAGGAAACAGGCCGTGCAGGTCGTGATGGAGGAGAAGGTCACTGTCTGGCATTCTACGATCCTAAAGATATTGAAAAACTGGAAAAATTTTTAGCTCAAAAACCTGTTTCAGAAAGAGAAATCGGACTGCAGCTTTTGAATGAAGTAGTAGGATATGCCGAAACTTCAATGAGCAGAAGACAATATATTCTTTATTATTTTGGTGAAACTTTTGATCCGATCACCGGAGCAGGAGCCAATATGTGCGACAATGCATCTAACCCTCAAAAGTTGACAGATGCTACAAAAGATCTGGAAAAAGTTCTTGAACTCATCAATGAAACCAAAGAGAAATTCAAATCAAAAGATCTTATTTCGGTGATCGTAGGGAAAGAGAATGCGGTCACAAAATCATATAAACTTGAGCAGACCTCGTTTTTCGGTTTCGGAAAACATGGAAAAGAAAATTACTGGAAAACAATTTTGAGACAGGCAACTGTGCAGAATTTCTTACTGAAAGATATTGAAACCTACGGAGTTTTGAAAATTTCTCCGAAAGGACATCAAATGATTGAAGGAAAATTCAAAGAAAAATTCTTAATTGCAGAAGACCGCGAGTTTGATTTATCACAGACAAAAGCTGATAGCGATCAAGTGCAGATGCAGGCGAGTGGTTGTCTTGACCAGAATTTGTTTGGTCAGCTGAAAGAGTTGAGAAAGAAAGTTGCAAAAAAATATGGTATTCCTCCTTATACGGTTTTTATGGATCCAAGTTTGGAAGATATGACCGTTCAATATCCTATCACTGTTGAAGAGATTGCTAAGATCTACGGTGTTGGAGAAGGAAAGGCAAAGAAATATGGTAAAGAATTTGCCGATTTTATATCGAAATACGTTGATGACAATAATATAGAACGCACTCAGGACATGGTTCTGAAAAATGTGGCTAATAAATCAAGTCACAAAGTTTTCATCATCCAGAGTACCGACAAAAAGATTGATCTTGAAGATATTGCAAGAGCCAAAAATCTTTCGATGAATGATTTGTTGAAAGAAATGGAACGTATTGTATATCAGGGTACAAAACTGAATATCGATTATTATATTGAAGAGAATTTTGATGAAGATATGGTGGATGAATTCATGGAATTTATGAACGAATCTGAAAGTGACAGCATGAAAGTTTTGCTTGATGAATTTGGAGATGAACTTTCTGATGATGAAGTACGAATGCTGAGAATTAAGTTTATCAGCGATGTAGCGAATTAG
- a CDS encoding M1 family metallopeptidase, whose product MKKFSYSILLVSGLAFGQFFEKNKTFTKQDTLKGSNTEFRNFWNVTKYDLSVEPNFKQRSIQGNNKISFEILKDVTNPVFQIDLQQPMKADKIECSFLTKNDFKRDGDFIFITANKTFKTGEKYTIDISYSGNPVVAKNAPWDGGWVFAKDEKGNPWMSVADEGIGASVWLPTKDIWSDEPENGIVMKIITPSDLVGIGNGRLTDKKTENGKNIFTWEVKNPINVYSIIPNIGKYVNFKDSYDGEKGKLDLDYWVIDYNLDRAKKQFQQVKPMLKAFENWFGPYPFYEDSYKLVDSPYLGMEHQSNIAYGNQYVNGYLGNDLSGTGVGLNWDYIIVHESGHEWFANNITAKDKADMWIHESFTMYSEVLFTEDYMDKNSADIYAQGIQNNIENDIPIIGKYGVRNEGSGDMYPKGASMIHTMRQVINDDVKFRQILRGLNKDFYHQTVTTAQIEKYISEESGIDFSTVFNQYLRTTKVPILEYSQNGTELKYRFANTVKNLNLPIRFGDQTISPSESWQKTTLKNATPVEFNKNYYLRYKKL is encoded by the coding sequence ATGAAAAAATTCTCATATTCAATTTTATTAGTCTCCGGATTGGCTTTCGGACAGTTTTTTGAAAAAAATAAAACCTTTACAAAACAAGATACATTAAAGGGATCTAATACAGAATTTCGTAATTTTTGGAACGTTACAAAATATGATTTATCTGTCGAGCCCAATTTTAAGCAAAGAAGTATTCAGGGAAATAATAAAATCAGTTTTGAAATTCTAAAAGATGTCACAAATCCTGTTTTTCAGATTGATCTTCAACAACCCATGAAAGCTGATAAGATTGAATGCAGTTTTCTTACGAAAAATGATTTTAAAAGAGATGGCGATTTCATATTTATTACCGCCAATAAAACTTTTAAAACAGGAGAAAAATATACCATCGACATTTCGTATTCCGGAAATCCTGTAGTTGCTAAAAATGCACCTTGGGATGGTGGCTGGGTTTTCGCAAAAGATGAAAAAGGAAATCCTTGGATGAGTGTTGCAGATGAAGGGATTGGAGCTTCTGTATGGCTTCCGACGAAAGATATTTGGAGTGACGAGCCGGAAAACGGAATCGTCATGAAAATCATCACACCTTCAGATTTGGTAGGAATCGGAAACGGAAGATTGACCGATAAAAAGACAGAAAACGGAAAAAATATTTTCACTTGGGAAGTTAAAAACCCAATCAACGTCTATTCTATTATTCCGAATATTGGTAAGTACGTAAATTTCAAAGATTCTTATGATGGAGAAAAGGGAAAACTGGATCTTGATTACTGGGTGATTGATTATAATTTGGATCGGGCAAAAAAACAATTCCAACAGGTAAAACCTATGTTGAAAGCCTTTGAAAATTGGTTCGGACCATATCCTTTTTATGAGGATTCTTACAAACTGGTAGATTCTCCTTATTTGGGAATGGAACATCAGAGCAATATTGCCTACGGAAATCAGTATGTAAACGGATATTTGGGTAATGATCTGTCAGGAACAGGCGTGGGATTGAATTGGGATTACATCATCGTTCACGAAAGTGGTCACGAATGGTTTGCTAATAATATCACTGCAAAAGATAAGGCCGACATGTGGATTCATGAGAGTTTTACAATGTATTCTGAAGTACTTTTTACAGAAGATTATATGGATAAAAACTCTGCAGATATTTATGCTCAGGGAATCCAAAATAATATTGAAAATGACATTCCGATTATCGGAAAATATGGTGTAAGAAATGAAGGCAGCGGCGATATGTATCCAAAAGGTGCCAGCATGATTCACACAATGCGTCAAGTCATTAATGATGATGTGAAATTCAGGCAAATTTTGAGAGGTTTAAATAAAGATTTTTATCATCAGACCGTTACCACCGCACAAATTGAAAAGTACATTTCTGAAGAGTCAGGAATTGATTTTTCTACAGTTTTTAATCAATATCTCAGAACAACAAAAGTTCCTATTTTAGAATATTCTCAAAATGGAACAGAACTGAAATATCGTTTCGCAAACACTGTGAAAAATCTCAATCTTCCGATAAGATTTGGTGATCAAACAATTTCGCCAAGTGAGTCTTGGCAGAAAACTACATTGAAAAATGCAACTCCTGTTGAATTTAATAAGAATTATTATTTGAGATATAAAAAGTTGTAG